The genome window aatattatacctgctgaacatcagcatgttagcattgtcattgtgagcagagtagcatgctgatgttagcaacTAGCTCAAAGCTCCACTGAGCTACAGTACATTCTTGCAGAGATGCTAACATGGTTGTCGACTTTTGCTGCCTGATAAATGACTTTTAGTCGATTGTGAAAATAGCTTTTGGTTAATTTTCTATCAATTTACAAATCATCCAATTGGCTTGGATTCAACACTAATTCCATTCTATAAACAGAGGTAGTTGAGCTAACCAAATTACTTAAACAGCTAACCAAAACATAAGAAAGACAACATCTCTGTCATCATTCTAGTCGGCACATGaaggaaaagacacaggaagTCTGTGTGAACTCTGCGTCACCCCACAGTTTCCCTTCATTAACGTGCAAATTCATGCtgcaaggtgctggaaaatgaaACGTGACAAGGCTGTGATCGCCTTCTGCTGtttgacaaaacatttatgCGCCTCGTGTCCACGTCACGGCGGACGCAGTCACACTTCTCCACATCCCAGCTGGAGAGGCAAGAATCTGATGGAGCACACGCATGCCGCAGTGTGAGGGCCGATATCTCTATGGAAACACACCTCAATCTAATTACATTACCCCAGGCACTGCCATAGCAACTGTGCCAACTGCTGGGTCTGCCAGGTAACTGCACGGGCGGCGCGGTGACATGCTGATGACACCTGTTTACGCTGATTACCTTGGATCGGGATTGTTGTTGTGTCAACACCTGACTGGATTATTAAGCGCTGGGTGACGACAACACAATAACGATGGGAGAAAATTCCTTTTCAAGATGAGACGGCTCCTGTGAGACGCCGTCACTAGCCACACAACTCGTGATTCACATCCCGAGTGACGATTTATGATATTGGCAAAGTCAGATGTCTGAAGTctcttttaaacttttattgtgaacaaatcgaaaaaaggtaaaatatttATGGTTTCAGGAGAATtctaatttacatttaaaacctCATTGACTTGTTTTTATAAAGCAGCTTTTTAAGCAGAGTAACGCAGCAATCACTAGCAGGGAATCTTAAATATActtaaaaatattatttctcTGTTCTTGGTTTAACAGCCTCTCCACTGAGGAACTTCcttaattaaaaagaaacttAATTAAAAGGCCGAATATATGAGCCCTGTCTCACTCCTGATCTTGCAGACTTTGTTTACAAAATAACAGCATTTTAAAAGCTCCAGGTTTTTAATATACTGAGCAAAAAAATACCTTTCTTAATAAACAGATATATGTGTGAAAAGGATGTACTTCCTAATTAAATCGTATTTATTCCTAATATAAAAGCAGACAGAAGGCAGAGTATGAATCGTGTTATCTTGTTACTGTAATCTAATACCATTATCCATTTAAACATCATTACAATAGGAACCCTGTCTGTGCTTTTCAGCATCTGGCCGAACTAAAGTGCTTACCGATGGCCTGGAAGCGCTCGAGCGGGTAGGTGACGCAGATAAAGTTCTGTCCGTTGTTCACACCGCTGCTGGGGTAAGAATACTGTCCTGCCTGTCGTACCGGGGGGAAGTGAGGGGTGCTGTGGACCAACCAGAAGCCCTGATTTTTATCCAGCAGGACGACACCTGAGGAACACAGATATTAAAACTGTCAGCAAAAAAAGCATCAAGGATCTTCTTCCGTGTTTTTAACTTTGACATTGTGCcgaaaatgttcagtttgtcACTACAACTGTTCCATTAATCCACCATTTAAACAGGAatacaatgattttttttaagtaaattaACAACAGAGGACCCCTTAAACATTAGgacattttttcatttgatatATTGTTATAAAACATAAATTACCCTTTAAATGCAAAGTCCTCTAACATTGTACTGTCTCTCTCCCTTTAATCACAACTTTGGACACTATAAGTTGAACATTTCTGTCCGTATGTatgttgttttaaaatcaaGTCTCTGAATTTAAGTAGTTCTGTTTTAGCTGCTGTTTGCAAAAACCTGTAGCGTGTAAACTGGATTAGCATGAcgtgttttaaaatgtacttcCCCGTACAATCATATGGACGTAGTGTCCAAGTCAACAGTATATGGTGTATAATAAGCTTGATTTAAGTGACATTTTTGCTTTGGCATAGTTCAGCCTCTCTGGTCTGCGCAGGTATTGGATCTTGACTGCTCCTGCGTTCACCTTTCGTGTGCCCCCCACTGCTTCCACTGTTGTGAATCCATCTGTCACCAAAGTCCACAGGCGGCCTCTGGTCGTTGTAAAGGATGTACGCGAGCTCTGTGTTCTGTGAAGAGTGAATTACTGAAATGAGAAACGGTCATACTCGGGCTTGTATCACACACGAaaaaacacacttcagctgaaaatgaaataaaagagcATAACATCGATGTGATAGGTTGAGACAAACATATGTGTTTTTATACGACCATGCTGTTGACACTACTCTGTCACCTTTCCACAGCCTTTTCGGAGAAAAAAACTCCACTGTGTATAAACGAGCAAGTGAATTTCACTTCTCATTCTCAGTTTCTTTCTCTGATCGAATGTCAAATTTAGCAGAAACACTTCTATCACAAAAGCTTATCGCAGCTTTCAGTATGTCTGTTTATGAAATGAGAAGTCACAGGACTGCAGCGAAAAAAGCAGAAGcaagcaaaaatataaaacatctgCTGATGTATAGAAAAACCTGCGAGTCTTTGCTACTGATGCAGCTTGAGCAAAATACAGTTCGGTGAAGTTGTGGATGATGAGAATTCAAGTAAATAAACCAACATTAATGCAAAAATTGGCTCAAAGACATGTTATATTAACAGACCCTATCCCTGTCGATTGATTTTCTAGAGAAAGGACCTAAAATCtcaatgaaacaaacaaaagtagtATTTGTTCCATTTTTGTTGGGGATAAAAAAATGCTCCTGATGGAAACAGACCTGTCCTTGTGAGTACAGCTGTCCGACTGTCCTGCCCAAAGCTCCCGTGGTGTCGTTCACCGTCTCCTTCCCACTGGTCCATCCTTCACTCCCTTTCTCCAGCAGCAGATACATCTCACCACGCTGGGGGGATTTTTTGCCATGTTCTTTAGGCAGCTTGTACACATAGAACCTAAGAAAAGGAGAATGAGACTGTAAGTTCACCTGAGAGACATTTGTAAAGATGCAACTAGAAGAGCTTGATACTGAACTGATTTAAAGATCATAGTTTAAATGTTGTAGTTGGTGTTCTAATGGGGTTAAAAGAAATGATGGagtgtatttttaaatgccTGATTATCTGTGAATTACCAATCGACTGCATCGCCTTTGTCATTGTAGCAGCTGATTGGTGAGGTGTCGCCCCCTAGTGGCACACAAAAGATCAGCAGGGACAGGTACAGCAGCATCTGAGAAAAAGAGTCAGGACTTAAATTAATCATTATAGCCATGTAAATATAAACAGTACTTACAGCTACAAAGATAATTGGATACGTTTATGTTAGAATGATGCTGACATACTCGAATTTACTTTTAAAAGGGCAATTAGATGCTGCACAGAGATTCCATCCTgaatcaattttaaaaaataagtgACAGAGTGCACGGTCCTTGTCATGTGCAAAAATGCATAAGCCTTACATCAGCCATGGTGTTGACAGAAAGTCTTGACTGAGCGTCGTTTCCGGACAAAGAAAAGGTGAACCTATTCTGAAAAACCTGCATAAGGAACTGAGGCTTCTGGGTGTACTGTAATGTGTAGAGAAGTTGAACTTAACCTTTACACAACTCTACAGAGACACATCCCCGAGATGAACCAGGAAACTGGTTGTTCTTGCCGTCGTACTTTAATTTACAGACAAAAGTACTGCAGGAAGATGACTCGATCCAGAAAACTATATATTGAGTTATTTTGTTATAATTATCATCAAATTAATGTTGCAGCTTATAAAGGTGGAGATACTCATAAACTGCTGAGCAGTGATGAATGTAAATAAGTGTATTTCCTCACTTACTCTTCTGAGGTGCGATTTTTTAAGGAACTTGCACTTTACTTGactatttcctttttctgctacttcatacttccactTCACCACATTTTGGAGGCTGATACGGCACTTTTCACTCCACGACATCTTTGATtctttgataactttagttactttgcagactgcatgctgcatcagGGACAAGCATcacactttaaaaaacactaaCTATGTCATTAagaatgctgaatatcagacgCAGTTATCAGTTGACCCGTCGTACATGATTTAGACgcacatgtaaatatgtgtaatttacttttacttgtacttttgatacgagcatttctgaatttgtattattaactcATTAGTATTGTCAATAGCAACATTTTTAGTTtaaatttattttccaaaactacatagtgccccttccatctgcaaaataaacaataactaACACGTTTTAAATAGAAGTACTGGAggaaaaagtacagtatttccTCCTGAAATGATAAGAAGCATACATCAAAAAATATGTTAGGGACATTGGGATATGGATGCATATATACAGgtgcatggatatgcaataaaagtcgCATAGAACACATAgtggaccaaaaatattcaaaaacacaaaataaaacttcacagaataaaaaaattaagTGAAACACTCAATTATCCCAATTTATTAAGAGTAGAGTATagcataaaatgtaaatactcaagtacagcAGAGTAATAGAGTAAATGCAGTGATTACACGCCACCACTAGTCCAATTTTAACTGTGTACAAACTGTATGCTAAATGACAAAAGAGGATTAGCTAAGTTTATTTGTGCCTTCATTGTTGAACTCTGGATTCAGGAGCAGCATAATGTGACATTCGCCAAAAAGTAGGAAACGTAAACACCTTGTGTTCAGTTAAAAACCTACAGCTCCAGGTAGAAAAACgccctttaaaaaacaaacaaatcttaaaGATTGACAGCGACATTAAATCACAGCGAGGCTAATGCAAGTTGTTGCTAACTGTTAAAAACGcgaagtcagtcagtcagtcagtcagtgaaagCACGAGCTAAGTTTAATGTTAACACTTGTACCCACCTCTATCTGAgcgtcttcctcctcatctaTGTCCTCAAAAGATTCTCACCTCGTCCTCAGCATGGATATAAGCTGTGGTTGGTTCCCAGCGCTGCTCCCAGTAACTTTCATCTTCACCTACATCCTTGTTTGGGTCTGGGACTACAGCAGCGGGATGAGACAGTGACGCGGTACAAAGCGCGCCAACCGCCAACGGTCTTCTCGCGTGACACTTTAAACAGTTAAATGACAATATAAACGCCACTTAGCAGTTGTTAATGTAAGTGTATAAAATGTACTAAACAATAACtatcaaaaaataaaacgaAACCGTCGCGACATTGATGAGTTAAACTCATTTTGACACACTTCTCTACTTCCTGGCTGGTGTCTTATCCTTCTCTAAAAGTCCTAGGTTTCTGTCAAGTGATCGGTGTCGCCAATGGGTGGGCGGGGcttcaaagaaaaaacagccacaGCTAAATTGACTTTAAAATAAGTtagtaaatgaataaataaataactgaataaataaaatcccTGACTTTAAATGAACCTAAAATAAACATAGACTTAATATATTCATTAACCACTTTGTTGTAACTTTATAAGATTTGTCCTATTGAAGTAGGGCAACTCTACAATAATACTTATCACCCAAAGATATTTATAAATTTAAACAATAAACGATATATACTATGtcataaaataatacaaagatTTTGTCAATGCGcaatgttgtaaatatttttgaagttttgtttcttatttatgttgtttatacTGTTCTTACTGCTTctatttaattatgttttttaccTTCATTATGGTTTTGTTTTATGCTCTCTGTTTTTGCTATCCCCTTTGCTGATATAGTAATGCAAATGACCTTATTGTGGAACTAGAATCTAAAATCTGCTTCAGTAAATACCCCAACATCTCACTTCTGAACCAACCATctagaaaatatgaaaaaaataaataaatatggaaCTGATCAAAGTCTGGTCTCTGACAGAAAGCCAGAAAAGAGGAATGACATAGTGTACTGACCCAACCCTATGTGAATACATGTTTCCATTCTAAAAGTGGAACTTGAATCTTGTTAACTGgcctgttgttgtttcttcctgTTGGATTCTTTCACAATTGTGGTGTAATATgtggcttctttttttgttgcatgtttttcttcccctcctctggttcctcctctTTTTATATGAAATGTTTCACTCTGTATCGCTTGATGATTTGGAGCAGCGGCCAAGAGGAGCAAGTCATGTGATGGAATAAAGGCTGCCTCATCAATAATTGCCACAtctgacatttaacatttttgatgagTTGAATGTTTTCCCCTCATATTTTTAAAGTGATTACAACGCTTTTAGAGgcagtatttttgttttttctgattaaCTTACAATATTTTATCTTCAGTTAAAGAGGATCTGAACCAGCAGTGTTGGTTAAAGTGTTGCTCTCACATGTGCTCGGTTTGAGGAAGTGACACAGCAACCTCCCGTCGTCCTAACCTCACTTGTGCAGACTGACCAGGACTTCCTCACAAAGATTTTGCACTGAGCTGAGCTAAACACACAACCAGGGGAGGTCACAGGTTTCCAGAGGGCCCCATCTGGCTGGTGACACTCTGTGGCCTCTGATTATAAACAGCATTTTTGCAAGGTTCAGGAGTTTTATATATCCATGTATCTGCAATATTGAAGTTCGAATTTGATGTTATTTCATGCATCGAGCCCTCTTTGATCAAGTCCTTTAATGAACAATATCACTATTCATTGTGTAAATCCACGTTTTGCTGTTGAATTAATGTGACCTTCAGTGAAAATGACTCAGAGTAATGTAAATCAAAATTCAGGAACTTTGCGATAAGATAAGATTCAGTTTATATCTGTGAGAAATTAACATCGTTATCTTTGCCTCATTTGTTCCCTAAACGTGCCATCACTACCTCGTCTCTTTCCATGGGAATGAtcagatttatttgcaacagGACgctgtaaaaagattagacaccATCACTAGTTTATGGGAAAGTGAGCCTGCAGGTCCATGATGATTAATGATGAAGATAACAGAACCGGTTTCACGCCTCGTTGTTAGGGTCACTGCTAAAATGCTTCAAGTTACAAGCTCGTGTGTTTGATATGCAAAAATACACTGAAACGAGACAAAGGAAAGAATACAGAATCCTCTCACGGGGAGTTAaatctcttcttctcctgacATTTTGAACAATAAATGGGGTAAATGCAAAAAAAGGCACAGATAGatgttctgtttattttctggtgGAGAATTATCCATATACAGTCAAGTACTGTGCGACCTTGGAGCTATTACGTCTTCACCACCATCCTTGGTGTGTTTAATGTCTACTGTGCAAATAAGGAAAAGCAATAGAGAGACCAGTAGACTGCTTCCCAGCACACGCAAATCATTCAACCGCTCATCGCAAACACGCAATAAAAATCCAAAATTTGGCGAGATAAGAAAGCACATCTACTGACCCTATTtgtaggaaagaaaaaaaaaaaagtaactagCAGTAAACTTCACAATCTCATCAGGAACGTCCCCCGGGTCACATTAAAAAGCTCTGTTGCTCAAACATTAGCGTTTTTGCTGCAAACTCAACAGCTTTAACACTGAACACTATCAAGAGGGATGGCAATTCCCTAAAACgaagcaattttaaaaaaaacctgtttcaaCAGGAAATCAGGCTAAAAATGGCTGCAATACTGGACGGCCCCCACTGAAGCCCCacagttctttttttaatttccaatcTCAGGTTTGCAGCAAGCATGGAAACTCAGTCCTCTGCTCGTCCATGCGTCCCCCCTGGACCCTCAGGAGCAGGGAGAAGAAGTCCTCGTCGTCCATGGGACCAGGAGCCCTGCTGCGCTGGTCCTCCAGCCTGCCCTGGGCCTGTAGGACACAAGTTTCATAAATGAATGTCCTGAAATGATCAAACAACGTCCCTACACGACACGTTTTCTGCTGTAACTGCACATTTGTGCCTTGATAAAAGAATCTAAGCAAATCAGCTGGCTTACCTGTGTCGTGAGAATCATATTATACAGATCCTCTTTGGGGACAGGAACTGGTGCTGGAACTGGTGCAGGAACTGGTGCAGGCTTCTTCACAAAGGAGAGCTGCTTTATGCTGCCTCTGAAACTTCTGCCTTTTGGTTTTGGCGGTGACGAACCTTCGAGTTGCGCCCTCTGGTCATCCAGCCGGCGAGCCTGCGCGGTGGCCACCAGATCAAAAAACTCCTCTTTCTGCAGTGAAGTCATGGAGGAAAACTGGACTGTGGAGAACGAAGAGAAAAAGAGCTTTGATGGTCAGATGGCAGGAGAATTGAAATACAGTCGGCGGTCAAAGACAGACGTGGGAAACGTTGCATGGCACCGCTTGCAAAACATTCTTGAGTCACTTAGGGGTACGGCTGGTTTTCTTGTTGTTTCAGCTTGATCAACATGAGTCAGCATCATTACatggaaacaaatgaaacagcTGGATCGGTTTCACTACGTAAAGATTCTGAGCACAGCCTCTCACCTCTGTTGGCGGGCTTGGTGGTGTTGGGCTCGGAGtggcacctcctcctcctgaccccATTCTCCAGCCTGAAGGAGCAGCGCTGGTCATTGAGCCGTCGCCCCTCCTGGAGGGTGAAGAGCAGCTCGTACAGCGCCTCCGGGAACTCGGGAGTTAACCGGCGAGCCTGAGAAACACGCGGGCAGGTGGCAGAAAAAAgtgagcgagggagggaggtaaAGGTCTCTCAGTTGAGCGGCACAGACTGTTTGTTGGCACAGCAAAAGAATTCACTCGACACCTACGTAATCCCACATGCTCTGTTACAAAACCATGCCCACTGTTTTTCCATcacaagattgttttttttgaaaTGGTGGCCGTTTGATAAAGTCAAGATTATTACAGGGAGATGATCGCAGGAGATATGCCTACgtaaaatgaagaaaagaaaaaaaacagtccacaAACCTTTTTCGGATCCTCCTCTTCGCTTTGTGCCCCTTCAGGTTGTTGTTCAGAGGAATTCAACCTCTTTATATCCACTTGAGGGTTGTTTTCTGTTGCCTTGTCGTCCTCTGTGTCGCCGGGCTTCTCAGGGTTTTCATTAATCCTCATCCCCTCATGTGTCTGCCCTTCGCTCGGACCTTCgcctctgttttgtccatcGTTCACGCTCTCAGCTTCCTCCGGTTTGTCATCCCCTTGTTTCCCCTCTTCACTCACAACCACCTCCTCTGTCTGGCCGTCCTCTGCTGTGCTTTGTTGTCTCCCCAGGCTCTGATCTTCAAAACACATTGTAGTTGCTATACAGTCTGCAGTCTCGTCCTCTCCTGTGCGCTCCTCTTCCCCCTTCAGAGCCGACTCTCCGCCGTCGCTCTCAACGATGACAGCCGAGCCGCTCGCAGCCCCCTTTTCAATGACACCCTCGGTTTCGTCTCCCTCCTCCGTGATGACGAGACgctccagcagcagcccccCTTCAGCCATTTCAACCTTGATCTCTGCGCAGTCCATT of Sparus aurata chromosome 17, fSpaAur1.1, whole genome shotgun sequence contains these proteins:
- the gpsm3 gene encoding G-protein-signaling modulator 1, whose translation is MDCAEIKVEMAEGGLLLERLVITEEGDETEGVIEKGAASGSAVIVESDGGESALKGEEERTGEDETADCIATTMCFEDQSLGRQQSTAEDGQTEEVVVSEEGKQGDDKPEEAESVNDGQNRGEGPSEGQTHEGMRINENPEKPGDTEDDKATENNPQVDIKRLNSSEQQPEGAQSEEEDPKKARRLTPEFPEALYELLFTLQEGRRLNDQRCSFRLENGVRRRRCHSEPNTTKPANRVQFSSMTSLQKEEFFDLVATAQARRLDDQRAQLEGSSPPKPKGRSFRGSIKQLSFVKKPAPVPAPVPAPVPVPKEDLYNMILTTQAQGRLEDQRSRAPGPMDDEDFFSLLLRVQGGRMDEQRTEFPCLLQT